From one Perca flavescens isolate YP-PL-M2 chromosome 19, PFLA_1.0, whole genome shotgun sequence genomic stretch:
- the LOC114545399 gene encoding homeobox protein HMX2, which translates to MPGNMSKEDAPSRSASLTFTIDNILNLKQRDSGHPDRSKPQRDSGCTDDLQAQHDEEWEVRRRHGSGSDETEKQVCLYRCIKARFVASFTAQTKPTVHRADRGENSPTLTSGSCPGAQSAHTAEDASEQQQQQPTADSKAMVKKKTRTIFSKRQIFQLEATFDMKRYLSSSERACLASSLQLTETQVKIWFQNRRNKLKRQLSTDMEGPLAAEHLSEASKNVQLPTFYKDSILLGGCLLPMPFPVLYPTATAAPYSYFSNTGKYVGLFDAD; encoded by the exons ATGCCGGGGAACATGAGCAAAGAAGATGCCCCGAGCCGAAGCGCTTCTCTGACGTTCACCATTGACAACATCCTCAACCTGAAGCAGCGGGACAGCGGACACCCGGACAGGTCAAAGCCGCAGAGGGACAGTGGATGTACGGATGATTTACAGGCGCAGCATGATGAGGAGTGGGAAGTCCGAAGGAGACATGGCAGCGGATCAGACGAGACAG AAAAACAAGTTTGCCTTTACCGCTGCATCAAAGCACGTTTTGTCGCTTCATTCACAGCGCAAACGAAGCCCACAGTGCACCGTGCGGACCGCGGGGAAAACAGTCCGACGCTGACCTCTGGCTCCTGTCCCGGGGCGCAGAGTGCGCACACCGCCGAGGACGCCtccgagcagcagcagcagcagcccacCGCGGACTCTAAAGCCATGGTCAAGAAGAAAACGCGCACCATCTTCTCCAAGAGACAGATATTCCAGCTGGAAGCGACTTTTGACATGAAGAGGTATCTGAGCAGCTCGGAGAGAGCGTGCCTCGCCAGCTCCCTGCAGCTCACTGAGACCCAGGTCAAAATCTGGTTCCAGAACCGCCGCAACAAGCTCAAGAGACAGTTATCCACGGACATGGAGGGTCCGCTGGCCGCCGAGCACCTCTCGGAGGCGAGCAAAAATGTGCAATTACCGACTTTTTACAAAGACAGCATCCTGCTGGGCGGATGTTTGTTACCCATGCCTTTCCCTGTCCTGTACCCGACTGCCACCGCTGCGCCTTACAGCTACTTCTCCAACACCGGCAAATATGTTGGCCTGTTTGATGCAGACTGA
- the LOC114545921 gene encoding homeobox protein HMX1-like has translation MLDKNAPRPKLGPPSRGSSFYIENLLRTAYRGASAEERVDTPSFKVAVSSPVVCPGLETKRLDDSKVLKWSGTSPNTANGTSRSPQCKNDHTDPAPASDRDSPTLTGRAEEKGDDSLPDDREEEDARSSYSCDTGDMKVARKKKTRTVFSRSQVFQLESTFDLKRYLSSSERAGLAASLQLTETQVKIWFQNRRNKWKRQIAADMEASSAAIPYGTQRVVRVPVLYRENGTSPATLTGLPPVTPPVFGFSNSISYPLTSHFSHPVSFITPQMTGLV, from the exons atgcttGACAAAAACGCGCCGAGACCGAAGCTGGGTCCTCCGTCGAGAGGTTCGTCTTTTTACATTGAGAATTTGCTGCGGACTGCATACAGAGGGGCTTCAGCTGAGGAGCGGGTGGACACCCCCAGCTTCAAAGTTGCCGTCAGCAGCCCGGTGGTCTGTCCGGGACTGGAAACAAAACGCCTGGACGACAGCAAAGTGCTGAAGTGGAGCGGGACATCACCAAACACAGCGAATGGCACCTCGAGAA GTCCACAGTGCAAGAACGATCACACAGACCCTGCGCCTGCGAGCGACCGGGATTCCCCAACGTTAACAGGACGGGCGGAAGAGAAGGGGGACGATAGTTTGCCGgatgacagagaggaggaggacgcGCGCTCCTCCTACAGCTGCGACACAG GTGACATGAAAGTGGCGCGAAAGAAGAAGACCCGCACCGTGTTCAGCCGGAGTCAGGTGTTCCAGCTTGAGTCCACTTTCGACCTGAAGCGCTACCTGAGCAGCTCGGAGCGAGCCGGGCTGGCCGCCTCGCTGCAGCTCACCGAGACCCAGGTGAAGATCTGGTTTCAAAACCGCAGGAACAAGTGGAAGAGGCAGATCGCTGCAGACATGGAGGCCAGCAGCGCCGCCATCCCGTACGGCACCCAGAGGGTGGTCAGAGTTCCCGTGTTGTATCGCGAGAATGGCACCTCGCCTGCGACGCTGACTGGCCTGCCTCCAGTGACACCACCTGTGTTCGGCTTCTCTAATTCTATCAGCTATCCATTGACTTCCCACTTCAGCCATCCGGTGTCGTTCATAACGCCACAGATGACTGGACTGGTGTGA